A stretch of Desulfuromonas acetexigens DNA encodes these proteins:
- a CDS encoding YheU family protein, which yields MSGEGPDEGQEAGIEIPFARIDPETLQRMIEEFVTRDGADWAESGCALEDKVRQVLRQVLRQLRDGQVRVVYDQKTQTANLVPCR from the coding sequence ATGTCAGGGGAAGGGCCGGATGAAGGGCAGGAGGCGGGGATCGAGATTCCCTTTGCGCGGATCGATCCCGAGACACTGCAGAGGATGATCGAGGAGTTCGTCACCCGCGACGGTGCGGATTGGGCCGAATCGGGCTGCGCCCTGGAGGACAAGGTGCGGCAGGTGCTGCGGCAGGTGCTGCGGCAGCTGCGCGACGGGCAGGTGAGGGTCGTGTATGACCAGAAGACCCAGACGGCGAACCTTGTCCCCTGTCGTTGA
- a CDS encoding MBL fold metallo-hydrolase gives MFVQQFFVPGLAHSSYLLGGAATCAIIDPRRDVGIYLEAAASMGMKITHILQTHLHADFVSGHLDLAEATGAVIVMPKSANCAFPHQAVAEGDSFRIEDLEISVLETPGHTPEHITYVVRDRARGAEAVSIFCGDTLFVGDVGRPDLFPGIALELAGKLYGSLHEKLLALPPFCEVYPAHGAGSLCGRAMGAKRTSTVGYEKLYNNALTIADREKFIASLTTDMPEAPDHFSRCSDINRQGPALVRTLPTPEPLPPKRFREKMDEANMLALDIRGYTAFSGQHVPGAYHIDMGGNFSTFAGWVLPPDRKILLITNDGAEAAEAAVLLRRVGVDQVVGYLEGGMFEWAKAGFASDHVPLLSAPELNQRITSGDGLILVDVRSAGEFGAVHVEGALHIPAPELRTRHQELDPNRDIAVVCSTGHRSSLAASLLKRQGFNRVWNVAGGMTGFNAAGFAPECPLCVVPHGPRFLGK, from the coding sequence GTGTTCGTCCAGCAATTCTTCGTTCCCGGACTGGCCCACAGTTCCTATCTGCTCGGCGGTGCCGCGACCTGCGCCATCATCGATCCCCGCCGCGACGTCGGCATCTACCTGGAGGCGGCCGCTTCCATGGGCATGAAAATCACCCACATCCTGCAAACCCACCTGCACGCCGACTTCGTCTCGGGGCATCTCGATCTGGCCGAGGCGACGGGCGCCGTGATCGTCATGCCCAAATCGGCCAACTGCGCCTTCCCCCACCAGGCGGTGGCCGAAGGGGACAGCTTCCGCATCGAGGATCTGGAAATCAGCGTGCTGGAAACCCCAGGGCACACACCCGAACACATCACCTACGTGGTGCGCGACCGCGCCCGGGGAGCGGAAGCCGTCTCGATCTTCTGCGGCGACACCCTCTTCGTCGGCGACGTCGGCCGCCCCGACCTCTTCCCCGGCATCGCCCTGGAGCTGGCGGGAAAACTCTACGGCTCCCTGCACGAGAAGCTGCTGGCCCTGCCCCCCTTCTGTGAGGTCTATCCCGCCCACGGCGCCGGTTCTCTCTGCGGCCGGGCGATGGGCGCCAAACGCACCAGCACCGTCGGCTACGAAAAGCTCTACAACAACGCTCTGACAATCGCCGACCGCGAGAAATTTATCGCTTCACTGACCACCGACATGCCCGAAGCGCCCGACCATTTTTCCCGCTGCAGCGACATCAACCGTCAGGGCCCGGCCCTGGTCCGCACCCTGCCCACCCCCGAGCCGCTCCCCCCCAAACGCTTCCGCGAGAAGATGGATGAGGCGAATATGCTGGCGCTCGATATCCGTGGCTATACCGCCTTCAGTGGCCAGCATGTGCCAGGCGCCTACCACATCGACATGGGCGGAAACTTCTCGACCTTCGCCGGTTGGGTGCTCCCCCCCGACAGAAAGATTCTGCTGATTACGAACGACGGAGCCGAAGCCGCCGAGGCGGCGGTGTTGCTGCGCCGGGTCGGTGTCGACCAGGTCGTCGGCTATCTCGAAGGCGGCATGTTCGAATGGGCCAAGGCCGGCTTCGCCTCAGACCATGTGCCCCTGCTTTCGGCGCCGGAACTGAACCAGCGCATCACTTCCGGCGACGGACTGATTCTGGTGGATGTCCGTTCGGCGGGGGAATTCGGCGCGGTCCACGTCGAGGGAGCGCTGCACATCCCGGCGCCGGAGTTGCGTACCCGGCACCAGGAGCTCGACCCGAACCGTGACATTGCCGTGGTGTGCAGCACCGGCCACCGCTCCAGCCTCGCCGCCAGCCTGCTCAAACGCCAGGGGTTCAACCGGGTCTGGAACGTGGCGGGGGGCATGACCGGTTTCAACGCCGCCGGTTTCGCTCCGGAATGTCCGCTCTGCGTCGTCCCGCATGGGCCGCGCTTTCTCGGCAAATAG